The following are encoded together in the Streptomyces rapamycinicus NRRL 5491 genome:
- a CDS encoding MFS transporter, whose amino-acid sequence MSHTTTTGQTPQKAALASFLGSMVEYYDFFIYGSASALVFSHVFFPDAGAATGTLAALATFAVAYIARPIGSFFLGHFGDRIGRKRVLIFTLATMGGSTFLIGCLPSYSVIGVWAPILLVLCRVAQGFSAAGEQSGASSMTLEHSPEGRRGYFTSFTLSGTQAGLVVATLAFIPVAALPTEALYSWGWRVPFWASAIVVIVAMIVRRTLEEPPAFEEMKESQEVVKFPLMVFIRHYWGSFLRIVVCHLYATISTTVTVFGLGYAVEQWNISRSSMLWTIVISNIGQVVTIPLWAKLSDKIGRRPVFAVGALGCAASVFVYFWAITTSNWSLVVLASVLLGSVCYAAPNGVWPSLYAEMFDARVRYTGLAVSTQFANVPQGFLPTIAALMIGTGAFGWVPLAILLAVLCVLAAAAAFAGRETAHVPLKQLGRTPRTTAAAPAARVTTTL is encoded by the coding sequence GTGTCCCATACGACGACAACGGGCCAAACACCCCAGAAGGCCGCGCTCGCCTCCTTCCTGGGCAGCATGGTCGAGTATTACGACTTCTTCATTTACGGATCGGCGTCGGCGCTGGTCTTCAGCCATGTGTTCTTCCCCGACGCCGGCGCGGCCACCGGCACGCTGGCCGCGCTGGCGACCTTCGCGGTCGCCTACATCGCCCGGCCGATCGGCTCGTTCTTCCTCGGCCACTTCGGCGACCGGATCGGCCGCAAGCGCGTCCTGATCTTCACGCTGGCCACCATGGGCGGTTCGACCTTCCTGATCGGCTGCCTTCCCAGCTACTCCGTCATCGGCGTCTGGGCACCGATCCTGCTGGTGCTGTGCCGCGTGGCGCAGGGGTTCTCCGCCGCAGGCGAGCAGAGCGGCGCGAGCTCGATGACCCTCGAGCATTCTCCCGAGGGCAGGCGCGGCTACTTCACCAGCTTCACTCTCTCCGGGACCCAGGCCGGGCTGGTCGTGGCGACACTGGCCTTCATCCCGGTCGCGGCCCTGCCGACCGAGGCCCTCTATTCCTGGGGCTGGCGGGTGCCGTTCTGGGCCAGCGCGATCGTGGTGATCGTCGCGATGATCGTGCGTCGCACGCTGGAGGAGCCGCCCGCCTTCGAGGAGATGAAGGAGAGCCAGGAGGTCGTCAAGTTCCCGCTGATGGTCTTCATTCGCCACTACTGGGGCTCGTTCCTCCGGATCGTCGTCTGCCACCTCTACGCCACGATCTCCACCACCGTGACGGTGTTCGGCCTGGGGTACGCGGTGGAGCAGTGGAACATCTCGCGCTCCTCGATGCTGTGGACGATCGTCATCTCCAACATCGGCCAGGTCGTCACGATCCCGTTGTGGGCCAAGCTTTCGGACAAGATCGGCCGCCGCCCGGTGTTCGCCGTGGGCGCCCTGGGCTGCGCCGCGTCGGTGTTCGTCTACTTCTGGGCCATCACGACCTCGAACTGGTCACTCGTCGTGCTCGCCTCAGTCCTGCTGGGCTCGGTGTGCTACGCGGCGCCGAACGGTGTCTGGCCATCGCTGTACGCGGAGATGTTCGATGCCCGGGTCCGCTACACCGGTTTGGCGGTCTCGACCCAGTTCGCAAACGTGCCCCAGGGCTTCCTGCCCACCATCGCCGCGCTCATGATCGGCACGGGGGCGTTCGGCTGGGTTCCGCTCGCGATCCTGCTCGCCGTGCTCTGCGTGCTTGCCGCGGCGGCGGCCTTCGCAGGCCGCGAGACCGCCCACGTGCCGTTGAAACAGCTGGGACGCACCCCGCGGACGACCGCAGCGGCCCCCGCAGCCCGCGTGACCACCACCTTGTGA
- a CDS encoding sugar phosphate isomerase/epimerase family protein, whose translation MTGLTASYVTLHGAGFTDPARTPFAARAAAAARAGFTGLGVQFADLAAHGGVGAVRTVAADAGLAVTEAEFLGGWALAESVAAPSDAEVTLAEAARAWGPLRVTSGEFAAGPADPGRAADRLAELAARLAPLGVTLAVEAFAWGALCDYPAALDVVRRSGAPNAGVMIDIWHWFATGADAAVLHDIDAREVVGVQLNDGPRVRPDDPDMLRKARSTRLLPGRGELPVRALVAELRNLGYTGPWSVEVNDPWFRALPVDEAARQAFASATAVLNG comes from the coding sequence GTGACCGGGCTGACCGCGAGCTATGTGACGCTGCACGGGGCCGGGTTCACCGATCCCGCGCGCACTCCTTTCGCCGCGCGGGCCGCCGCTGCCGCGCGGGCGGGATTCACCGGGCTCGGTGTGCAGTTCGCCGACCTCGCGGCGCACGGCGGGGTCGGTGCCGTGCGCACCGTGGCCGCCGATGCCGGGCTCGCCGTCACCGAGGCCGAGTTCCTCGGTGGGTGGGCGCTCGCCGAGTCGGTTGCGGCGCCGTCGGACGCCGAGGTCACGCTCGCTGAGGCTGCGCGCGCCTGGGGGCCGCTCCGGGTCACCTCCGGTGAGTTCGCCGCCGGGCCGGCCGATCCCGGACGCGCGGCCGACCGCCTCGCCGAGCTGGCTGCCCGGTTGGCCCCGCTGGGCGTCACCCTGGCGGTGGAGGCATTCGCCTGGGGCGCGCTGTGCGACTATCCCGCGGCACTCGACGTGGTCCGGCGCAGCGGGGCGCCGAACGCGGGCGTGATGATCGACATCTGGCACTGGTTCGCCACCGGTGCCGACGCCGCCGTGCTCCACGACATCGACGCCCGGGAAGTCGTCGGCGTCCAGCTCAACGACGGTCCCCGGGTCCGCCCGGACGACCCGGACATGCTGCGCAAGGCCCGTTCGACCCGGTTACTGCCGGGCAGGGGTGAGCTCCCCGTCCGCGCGCTGGTCGCGGAGCTCCGCAACCTCGGCTACACCGGCCCCTGGTCGGTCGAGGTAAACGATCCGTGGTTCCGCGCCCTGCCGGTCGACGAGGCCGCCCGGCAGGCCTTCGCTTCGGCCACCGCCGTTCTCAACGGCTGA
- a CDS encoding VOC family protein: MNSRPEPIYAIAQLGHAELLTPRPEESVAFFTEVYGLTLVGEDPGRAHLRAWNDDVLTSLTLTGAPEAGLGHVAWRATSPQALERRVAALEKHGVEGAWHDGDFGHGKAYRYTGVGGHVQEVYFETEKYVPPPGEAPALPNQPQRFAPKGAAAARIDHINLLVPDVVEASRFQQEALGFKLRERLVPAGGDEVGAWLSVMTKAHDLALTKEPAPTTGRLHHLAYAVPETSDVIRAADVFLENDVFIEFGPAKHSRTQGFFLYVYEPGGNRVEVFTGGIHIFAPDFETVTWDAESKGRGTAWGLGVPESFHTHATPPFGGASA, from the coding sequence ATGAACAGCCGCCCGGAGCCGATCTACGCCATCGCCCAGCTCGGCCACGCCGAGCTGCTCACGCCCCGGCCCGAGGAGTCCGTCGCGTTCTTCACCGAGGTCTACGGGCTGACCCTCGTCGGCGAGGACCCCGGGCGGGCGCACCTGCGTGCCTGGAACGACGACGTCCTGACCTCACTCACTCTGACGGGCGCCCCCGAGGCCGGTCTGGGCCACGTGGCGTGGCGGGCGACCAGCCCGCAGGCCCTCGAGCGACGGGTCGCGGCGCTGGAGAAGCACGGTGTCGAGGGCGCCTGGCATGACGGCGACTTCGGCCACGGCAAGGCCTACCGCTACACCGGCGTCGGCGGGCATGTCCAGGAGGTGTACTTCGAGACCGAGAAGTACGTGCCGCCGCCCGGCGAGGCGCCGGCCCTTCCGAACCAGCCGCAGCGCTTCGCCCCCAAGGGTGCCGCTGCCGCGCGCATCGACCACATCAACCTGCTGGTGCCGGACGTCGTCGAGGCGAGCCGTTTCCAGCAGGAGGCCCTCGGGTTCAAGCTGCGTGAGCGGCTCGTCCCCGCCGGGGGCGACGAGGTCGGCGCTTGGCTTTCGGTCATGACGAAGGCCCACGACCTCGCGCTCACGAAAGAACCCGCCCCCACCACCGGACGACTGCACCACCTGGCCTACGCCGTGCCCGAGACCTCGGATGTGATCCGCGCCGCCGACGTCTTCCTCGAGAACGACGTGTTCATCGAGTTCGGTCCCGCCAAGCACTCGCGCACTCAAGGTTTCTTCCTCTACGTGTACGAGCCCGGCGGCAACCGCGTCGAGGTGTTCACCGGCGGGATCCACATCTTCGCGCCGGACTTCGAGACCGTCACGTGGGACGCCGAGTCGAAAGGCCGCGGCACCGCGTGGGGCCTGGGCGTGCCGGAGTCGTTCCACACCCACGCGACCCCGCCGTTCGGAGGGGCGTCCGCGTGA
- a CDS encoding carboxymuconolactone decarboxylase family protein, whose amino-acid sequence MTGSTRDAEGAAPTTEQQHEIDHYLQTYREMAGFVPPRIQARFDSLARTNPELLLAQEKVCNLVTYTDVLDQKTVQLILFAVLAVQLRDAAKIHGHAARRAGASWEELQAAINLAYLFGGVSIANHAPSILEGVAELEAKAIAEEGTVR is encoded by the coding sequence ATGACTGGCAGTACACGGGACGCCGAGGGCGCGGCCCCCACCACGGAGCAGCAGCACGAGATCGACCATTACCTGCAGACTTACCGCGAGATGGCGGGCTTCGTGCCACCGCGTATCCAGGCCCGTTTCGACAGCCTGGCCCGGACGAACCCAGAGCTGCTCCTCGCGCAGGAGAAGGTCTGCAACCTCGTCACCTACACCGATGTGCTGGATCAGAAGACCGTCCAGCTGATCCTGTTCGCAGTGCTGGCGGTGCAGTTGCGGGACGCGGCGAAGATCCACGGACATGCGGCCCGGCGGGCCGGGGCGAGCTGGGAAGAGCTTCAGGCTGCGATCAACCTCGCCTACCTCTTCGGTGGCGTCTCGATCGCCAATCACGCGCCGTCCATCCTGGAGGGCGTCGCCGAGCTGGAAGCCAAGGCCATCGCCGAGGAAGGCACGGTGCGATGA
- a CDS encoding IclR family transcriptional regulator: MAEIPGRSVTSKVVALFDAFGPDSPELTFNELSARTGLPLSTAHRLATELVAWGGLERCDGAGYRVGLRMWELGSLAPRGESLRDVALSVMQDLFEGTKENVHLAVCQDGQALYIEKISGSGALLVKSRRGGRLPLHATGVGKVLLAHAPKEVQAKVLAAPLTRFTRHTIVEPGRLVRVLDDVRGTGVAFAYEELTLGSLSVAAPIQDASGAVVAALDVVLHTTGGRPERLAPAVRTAAISISRALRDQQIRSHP; this comes from the coding sequence ATGGCCGAGATTCCGGGGCGCTCAGTAACGAGCAAGGTCGTCGCGCTTTTCGACGCCTTCGGCCCTGACTCCCCTGAGCTCACCTTCAACGAGCTCAGCGCCCGCACCGGGCTGCCCTTGTCGACGGCGCACCGGCTGGCCACCGAGCTCGTCGCGTGGGGCGGGCTGGAGCGCTGTGACGGTGCCGGCTACCGGGTCGGGCTACGCATGTGGGAGCTCGGATCGCTCGCCCCTCGCGGCGAGTCGCTGCGCGACGTCGCCCTCTCGGTCATGCAGGACCTGTTCGAGGGGACCAAGGAGAACGTTCACCTCGCCGTCTGTCAGGACGGTCAGGCGCTTTACATAGAGAAGATCTCCGGGTCCGGTGCGCTGCTGGTGAAGTCGCGCCGCGGCGGGCGCCTGCCGCTGCACGCCACCGGGGTCGGCAAGGTGCTGCTGGCTCATGCGCCCAAAGAGGTGCAGGCCAAGGTTCTGGCGGCGCCACTGACACGCTTCACCCGACACACCATCGTCGAACCCGGCCGGCTCGTCCGGGTCCTCGACGACGTACGCGGCACGGGCGTCGCCTTCGCCTACGAGGAGCTCACACTGGGGTCACTGTCGGTCGCCGCGCCCATTCAAGACGCCTCGGGAGCGGTTGTCGCGGCACTGGATGTCGTCCTGCACACCACTGGTGGACGCCCGGAACGGCTGGCGCCCGCCGTACGCACCGCCGCCATCTCCATTTCCCGCGCGCTACGTGACCAGCAGATTCGCTCCCATCCCTGA
- a CDS encoding vanadium-dependent haloperoxidase — protein sequence MARSAAMLNAAIYDAESSYQLRWKGKITSEAYIHAEKYAGILEGPDEEERVIGRTAYNILLKLYGKNQTQFLDAKFRERFGTEPTEFDILDVTVVNKMVTQMMDARNGDGSDDDRVYAGTFEPGAWRPTSYPDMPDPSCAQHSQAVTPYWGLVKPFALTSGSQFRPDTPGLYGTYEKLLASDAYKAQVEAARSAGADKPTAKTPVVNRTATQEAAAWFWANDLDGTYKPPGQLLQATRDIATVRGLNTYQNARLFALVSIALADAGIAVRDVKYLTAIDLWRPVSAIREGGLDPEWKPLLKNQKGVNVTPCFPAWASGHATFGAAWAGILQRYFDNDAIAFDLTTDEPQSPVKKRHFESFSSAARDDAYSRVWLGVHFPWDAEDGIKLGDQVAGYVFTTKLRRL from the coding sequence ATGGCGCGTTCGGCCGCGATGCTGAACGCCGCGATCTACGACGCGGAGAGCTCCTACCAGCTGAGATGGAAGGGAAAGATCACCTCTGAAGCCTATATCCACGCCGAGAAGTACGCGGGCATCCTTGAGGGACCCGACGAGGAAGAACGGGTGATCGGCCGCACCGCGTACAACATCCTGCTCAAGCTGTACGGCAAGAACCAGACCCAATTCCTCGACGCCAAGTTCCGGGAGCGGTTCGGCACCGAGCCCACCGAGTTCGACATCCTCGACGTCACCGTCGTCAACAAGATGGTGACGCAGATGATGGACGCCAGAAACGGTGACGGCTCGGACGACGACCGTGTGTACGCGGGCACGTTCGAGCCGGGAGCATGGCGGCCGACCAGTTACCCCGACATGCCGGACCCCTCCTGCGCACAGCACAGTCAGGCCGTGACACCGTACTGGGGCTTGGTCAAGCCGTTCGCGCTCACCTCCGGATCGCAGTTCCGTCCCGACACCCCCGGCCTCTACGGCACCTACGAGAAACTCCTGGCCAGCGATGCTTACAAGGCCCAAGTCGAGGCGGCGCGTTCGGCGGGAGCGGACAAGCCGACGGCGAAGACGCCCGTCGTCAACCGCACCGCGACCCAGGAGGCCGCGGCCTGGTTCTGGGCCAATGACCTGGACGGCACCTACAAGCCTCCGGGGCAGCTGCTGCAGGCGACCCGGGACATCGCGACCGTTCGCGGCCTGAACACCTACCAGAACGCACGGCTGTTCGCTCTGGTCTCGATCGCGTTGGCGGACGCGGGAATCGCCGTGCGTGATGTGAAATACCTGACGGCCATCGATCTGTGGCGCCCGGTGTCGGCGATCCGCGAGGGCGGACTGGACCCCGAGTGGAAGCCTCTACTGAAGAACCAGAAGGGTGTGAACGTCACCCCATGCTTCCCGGCCTGGGCGTCGGGACATGCCACGTTCGGGGCGGCTTGGGCGGGCATCCTGCAGCGGTACTTCGACAATGACGCCATCGCGTTCGACCTGACCACCGACGAGCCGCAGTCTCCGGTGAAGAAGCGACACTTCGAGAGTTTCAGCTCAGCGGCCCGCGATGACGCCTACAGCCGAGTCTGGCTGGGGGTCCACTTCCCGTGGGATGCCGAGGACGGGATAAAGCTCGGCGACCAGGTCGCCGGCTATGTATTCACCACCAAGCTGCGTCGGCTCTGA